In a genomic window of Streptomyces katrae:
- a CDS encoding methionine ABC transporter ATP-binding protein, translating to MTAPGTPAPPVVELRDVRKEFPGGSVAVDGVSLTVDAGTVFGVVGHSGAGKSTLLRLVNGLEEPTSGSVLVDGQDLAALGERGLRPVRREIGMVFQQFNLFRSRTVLGNVLYPLRLAGLDRAAARARAEETLDFVGLSGHGGRYPEQLSGGQRQRVGIARALATRPGVLLCDEATSALDPQTTGEVLALLRRVNRELGVTILLITHEMEVVRGLCDRVAVMEEGRVVESGEVYEVFARPRHATTAAFVRSALHSAPEGPLLERLRARHPGRLVTVPVVDGVPAMDALAPLLRGHGVDFAFVHGGVGEVRGRPLGSVTLELRGEEAAVEAVAAGLATASASPSTPSASASPSTSPSAAASASAAGVKAGAR from the coding sequence GTGACCGCCCCCGGCACCCCCGCACCCCCGGTCGTCGAACTGCGCGACGTCCGCAAGGAGTTCCCCGGCGGGTCCGTCGCCGTCGACGGGGTGAGCCTGACCGTCGACGCGGGCACCGTCTTCGGCGTCGTCGGCCACAGCGGCGCGGGCAAGTCCACCCTGCTGCGCCTGGTCAACGGCCTGGAGGAACCTACCTCGGGCAGCGTCCTGGTGGACGGCCAGGACCTCGCCGCCCTCGGCGAGCGCGGACTGCGCCCCGTGCGCAGGGAGATCGGCATGGTCTTCCAGCAGTTCAACCTCTTCCGCTCGCGCACCGTCCTCGGCAACGTCCTCTACCCGCTGCGCCTGGCCGGACTGGACCGCGCGGCCGCCCGGGCGCGCGCCGAGGAGACCCTCGACTTCGTCGGACTGTCCGGGCACGGCGGGCGCTACCCCGAGCAGTTGTCGGGCGGACAGCGCCAGCGCGTCGGCATCGCCCGCGCCCTGGCCACCCGTCCCGGGGTGCTGCTGTGCGACGAGGCCACCTCCGCCCTCGACCCGCAGACCACCGGCGAGGTGCTGGCCCTGCTCCGCCGGGTCAACCGCGAGCTCGGGGTCACCATCCTGCTGATCACCCACGAGATGGAGGTCGTCCGCGGCCTCTGCGACCGGGTGGCCGTCATGGAGGAGGGCAGGGTGGTGGAGAGCGGCGAGGTCTACGAGGTGTTCGCGCGCCCGCGCCACGCCACCACGGCCGCCTTCGTCCGCTCCGCCCTGCACAGCGCCCCGGAGGGGCCGCTGCTGGAGCGGCTGCGCGCGCGTCATCCCGGGCGCCTGGTCACCGTGCCGGTGGTCGACGGCGTCCCGGCCATGGACGCCCTCGCGCCGCTGCTGCGCGGGCACGGGGTCGACTTCGCCTTCGTGCACGGCGGGGTCGGCGAGGTGCGCGGGCGCCCGCTGGGCAGCGTGACCCTCGAACTGCGGGGTGAGGAGGCCGCGGTCGAAGCGGTGGCCGCGGGCCTCGCCACCGCGTCCGCGTCGCCGTCCACCCCGTCCGCGTCCGCGTCGCCGTCCACCTCCCCGTCCGCGGCCGCCTCCGCTTCCGCGGCCGGTGTGAAAGCGGGTGCGCGGTGA
- a CDS encoding methionine ABC transporter permease, whose translation MRADWSTFWPKVLDATGETVYMVLITLALSTVGGLAVGLALYATRKGGVLPNRAVHAVLGTFINVIRPVPFIIAIVALAPVTRAVVGTMIGTDAAVFPMTIVATFGIARIVESNLLSVEPGVIEAARSMGAGPLRILLTVLVPEALGPLVLGLTFMLVALIDFSAVAGTVGGGGVGNLAMTYGYLRFDTSVMVVTVLVLIALVQSAQLLGNLVSRRILRR comes from the coding sequence GTGAGGGCGGACTGGAGCACCTTCTGGCCGAAGGTCCTCGACGCGACCGGCGAGACCGTCTACATGGTGCTGATCACCCTGGCGCTCTCCACCGTCGGCGGCCTGGCGGTCGGTCTCGCCCTCTACGCCACGCGCAAGGGCGGGGTACTGCCGAACCGGGCCGTACACGCGGTGCTGGGCACGTTCATCAACGTCATCCGCCCCGTCCCCTTCATCATCGCGATCGTGGCCCTGGCCCCGGTCACCCGGGCGGTGGTCGGCACGATGATCGGCACCGACGCCGCCGTCTTCCCGATGACGATCGTGGCCACCTTCGGCATCGCCCGGATCGTGGAGTCCAACCTGCTCTCCGTCGAGCCGGGCGTCATCGAGGCGGCCCGCTCCATGGGCGCCGGCCCGCTGCGCATCCTGCTCACGGTGCTCGTCCCCGAGGCGCTCGGGCCGCTGGTGCTCGGGCTGACGTTCATGCTCGTCGCGCTCATCGACTTCTCCGCGGTGGCGGGGACGGTCGGCGGCGGCGGGGTGGGCAACCTGGCCATGACGTACGGGTACTTGCGCTTCGACACCTCGGTGATGGTGGTCACCGTGCTGGTGCTGATCGCCCTCGTGCAGTCGGCGCAGCTGCTCGGGAACCTGGTCTCGCGCAGGATCCTCAGGCGCTGA
- a CDS encoding class I SAM-dependent methyltransferase has protein sequence MSDERTWDPRGAGAAWSGSEGARAFAAVEAATDWLLGYPFVFRALSRRIGAGAVLVDYGCGPGKVADQAARQLGARVIGVDASPEMLALARAAGTAVAEFHLVEDGRTEGLDDACADAVMCSHVLASLPDEPAVLSVFTEVRRLLRPGGPFVLLSTDPDCGGAEYASLRIGDPGTVHTPGQGLTVRLRRTDGSWQEVRNHAWPVGRLPGLLERAGFREVVQERPTVAEALETADPDLVRSRPWTAERERPPLVVTTALAA, from the coding sequence GTGAGCGACGAACGGACGTGGGACCCCCGAGGGGCCGGCGCGGCCTGGTCCGGGAGCGAGGGCGCGCGGGCCTTCGCCGCGGTGGAGGCGGCCACGGACTGGCTGCTCGGCTACCCCTTCGTCTTCCGGGCCCTGTCCCGCCGGATCGGCGCGGGCGCCGTCCTGGTCGACTACGGCTGCGGGCCCGGCAAGGTGGCCGACCAGGCGGCCCGGCAGCTGGGCGCGCGGGTGATCGGGGTGGACGCCTCGCCCGAGATGCTGGCACTGGCCCGCGCCGCCGGAACCGCCGTCGCGGAGTTCCACCTGGTCGAGGACGGGCGGACGGAGGGCCTCGACGACGCCTGCGCCGACGCGGTGATGTGCAGCCACGTCCTCGCCTCGCTGCCGGACGAGCCGGCGGTGCTGTCGGTGTTCACCGAGGTCCGCCGGCTGCTGCGCCCCGGAGGACCGTTCGTCCTGCTGTCCACCGACCCCGACTGCGGGGGCGCGGAGTACGCCTCCCTGCGGATCGGCGATCCCGGCACGGTCCACACGCCGGGCCAGGGCCTGACCGTGCGGCTGCGGCGCACCGACGGCTCCTGGCAGGAGGTGCGGAACCACGCCTGGCCCGTCGGCAGGCTCCCCGGGCTGCTGGAACGGGCCGGTTTCCGGGAGGTGGTCCAGGAGCGCCCGACGGTCGCGGAGGCGCTGGAGACCGCCGACCCGGACCTGGTCCGAAGCCGCCCCTGGACCGCCGAGCGGGAGCGTCCCCCGCTCGTGGTGACCACGGCGCTGGCGGCCTGA